A genomic region of Solanum dulcamara chromosome 2, daSolDulc1.2, whole genome shotgun sequence contains the following coding sequences:
- the LOC129878427 gene encoding induced stolen tip protein TUB8-like isoform X2: MATVEIQSTPATSVGTAPAEVEAKITPEATNIDEVAPVVDETTPAPAPAEETSSIEEKVVPTVEDTVIETTPAPAPAEEAISVEEKSAPAVEETESSEEKTEDSVLTEEAVVAEVEAPAAEDEKVEVKIEAKEEEKVDEETREPAAEPVEKTEE; this comes from the exons ATGGCCACTGTTGAG ATTCAATCCACACCAGCAACATCAGTAGGAACTGCTCCAGCTGAAGTCGAGGCGAAAATCACACCAGAGGCAACCAACATTGATGAAGTAGCCCCAGTTGTGGACGAAACAACACCAGCACCAGCACCAGCAGAAGAAACCTCTTCAATTGAAGAGAAAGTGGTCCCTACTGTGGAAGATACCGTGATCGAAACAACACCAGCACCAGCACCAGCAGAAGAGGCTATTTCAGTTGAAGAAAAATCAGCCCCTGCTGTTGAGGAAACAGAGTCCTCTGAAGAAAAAACAGAGGACTCTGTTTTAACTGAGGAGGCAGTAGTAGCAGAAGTTG AAGCACCAGCAGCAGAAGATGAAAAAGTTGAAGTGAAGATTGAggcaaaagaagaagaaaaagttgatGAGGAGACAAGGGAACCAGCTGCTGAACCAGTTGAGAAGACTGAAGAGTAA
- the LOC129878427 gene encoding induced stolen tip protein TUB8-like isoform X1 translates to MATVEIQSTPATSVGTAPAEVEAKITPEATNIDEVAPVVDETTPAPAPAEETSSIEEKVVPTVEDTVIETTPAPAPAEEAISVEEKSAPAVEETESSEEKTEDSVLTEEAVVAEVAEAPAAEDEKVEVKIEAKEEEKVDEETREPAAEPVEKTEE, encoded by the exons ATGGCCACTGTTGAG ATTCAATCCACACCAGCAACATCAGTAGGAACTGCTCCAGCTGAAGTCGAGGCGAAAATCACACCAGAGGCAACCAACATTGATGAAGTAGCCCCAGTTGTGGACGAAACAACACCAGCACCAGCACCAGCAGAAGAAACCTCTTCAATTGAAGAGAAAGTGGTCCCTACTGTGGAAGATACCGTGATCGAAACAACACCAGCACCAGCACCAGCAGAAGAGGCTATTTCAGTTGAAGAAAAATCAGCCCCTGCTGTTGAGGAAACAGAGTCCTCTGAAGAAAAAACAGAGGACTCTGTTTTAACTGAGGAGGCAGTAGTAGCAGAAGTTG CAGAAGCACCAGCAGCAGAAGATGAAAAAGTTGAAGTGAAGATTGAggcaaaagaagaagaaaaagttgatGAGGAGACAAGGGAACCAGCTGCTGAACCAGTTGAGAAGACTGAAGAGTAA
- the LOC129880985 gene encoding uncharacterized protein LOC129880985, with protein MAEDLVLDTAIRDWVLIPLSVVMVLIGILRYFVSKLMKGSSQVPDPKIVKEGQVIIRARNLRAGANYIPAKSFRSRKAYYSNEENGLLHVPKGQAQNPQAQMFSDPNMAMDMMKKNLSMIIPQTLTFAWVNFFFSGFVAAKIPFPLTQRFRAMLQNGIDLSTVDVSYVSSRSWYFLNLFGLRGLFSLILGEENATDDTQRMMQMSGFGMDPSKTLGAEKDGLDIVQHEWVLPKFEQRAESVLRKLVK; from the exons ATGGCGGAAGATTTGGTATTGGATACAGCCATTAGAGATTGGGTATTGATTCCACTATCAGTGGTTATGGTTCTAATTGGAATACTTCGTTACTTTGTCTCAAAGCTTATGAAGGGTTCTTCTCAAGTACCTGATCCTAAAATCGTCAAAGAAGG GCAAGTGATAATCAGGGCAAGGAATTTGAGAGCTGGGGCTAATTATATTCCAGCTAAATCATTTCGTTCAAGGAAAGCTTACTACAGCAATGAG GAAAATGGATTACTCCATGTTCCCAAGGGCCAAGCTCAGAATCCACAGGCGCAAATGTTCTCTGACCCAAACATGGCTATGGATatgatgaagaagaatttgTCAATGATAATCCCTCAG ACTCTTACATTTGCATGGGTCAACTTCTTCTTCTCTGGGTTTGTAGCAG CAAAGATACCTTTTCCATTAACTCAGAGGTTCAGGGCCATGTTGCAAAATGGCATTGATCTAAGCACAGTTGATGTCAGTTACGTCAGCAGTCGTTCATG GTATTTTCTCAATCTGTTCGGATTAAGGGGTTTGTTCAGCCTCATTCTCGGAGAAGAAAATG CAACTGATGATACTCAACGTATGATGCAAATGAGCGGATTTGGTATGGACCCCAGCAAG ACTTTGGGAGCAGAAAAGGACGGATTAGACATTGTTCAGCATGAGTGGGTGCTACCTAAATTCGAGCAGCGAGCTGAATCAGTCTTGCGGAAACTTGTGAAATGA